In Hypomesus transpacificus isolate Combined female chromosome 4, fHypTra1, whole genome shotgun sequence, the following are encoded in one genomic region:
- the maco1a gene encoding macoilin-1 isoform X2, translating to MKRRNADCSKLRRPLKRNRISEGIYSSTFLYLKFLVVWVLVLLADFVLEFRFEYLWPFWLFIRSVYDSFRYQGLAFSVFFVCVAFTSDIICLLFIPVQWLFFAAGTYVWVQYVWHTERGVCLPTVSLWILFVYIEAAIRFKDLKNFHVDLCRPFAAHCIGYPVVTLGFGFKSYVSYKMRLRKQREVQKENEFYMQLLQQALPPEQHMLQRQEREAEEAALARGVSEVDPPQVSQNGAPPTRKSVCVALPEQEVGGKERDKKQQVTGVNNNSILPPAEARLSEAEYMESGGGGRRLNNDLSGDHTLSESTPPREEGGGGAKNYKNASGGGVPNSSPHNHSSTNGSVPSASRNEKKQKCSGRGGAQKDPVGGAQKDSVGGAQKDPVENCIPNNQLAKPEALTRLEQDVRRLKAELQASRQNEADLRGQLTSLTLQDRGLRCELSQLRQDNELLQSKLHSAVQARQKDRQSVSQLEKRLKGEQEARCLADRQLADDRKRKKLEEASAARAVALAAVSRGECTDSLRGRIRELENEWKKLSMDMKLKEELIRDLEGKVQELRKYKENEKDTEVLMSALSAMQEKTQHLENSLSAETRIKLDLFSALGDARRQLEIAQGQTHQREQEIVDLKQKIAEVLAVMPSLTYSGDSSSLNSTSEVMKRSKQEEGLRVSPGAAGPVGQAQLGSEALC from the exons ATGAAGCGGCGCAATGCGGACTGCAGCAAACTCCGACGGCCGTTAAAACGGAACCGAATCAGCGAGGGTATATATAGCAG caCGTTTCTGTACCTGAAGTTCTTGGTGGTGTGGGTGTTGGTGCTGCTGGCAGACTTTGTTCTGGAGTTCAGGTTTGAGTACCTGTGGCCATTTTGGCTCTTCATCCGCAGTGTCTACGACTCCTTCAGATACCAGGGGctg gcatTCTcagttttctttgtgtgtgtggcgttcACGTCAGACATCATCTGCCTGCTCTTCATCCCCGTCCAATGGCTGTTCTTCGCTGCAGGCACCTACGTGTGGGTGCAGTATGTCTGGCACACCG agagaggggtgtgtctcCCCACTGTGTCTCTGTGGATACTGTTCGTCTACATCGAAGCAGCCATCCGCTTCAAAGACCTGAAGAACTTCCACGTGGACCTGTGTCGACCCTTCGCTGCCCACTG TATTGGCTACCCCGTGGTGACCCTTGGCTTCGGGTTCAAGAGCTACGTCAGTTACAAGATGCGTCTGCGGAAGCAGAGGGAGGTGCAGAAGGAGAATGAGTTCTACatgcagctcctgcagcaggcCCTGCCCCCAGAGCAACACATgctgcagagacaggagagggaggcggaggaaG cTGCCCTAGCAAGAGGCGTGTCTGAGGTCGACCCGCCCCAGGTCTCCCAGAACGGAGCCCCGCCCACCAGGAAGAGCGTGTGTGTTGCATTACCGGAGCAGGAGGTGGGAGGAAAAGAGCGAGACAAGAAACAGCAGGTCACAGgagtcaacaacaacagcatccTCCCGCCTGCGGAGGCCAGACTGTCAGAGGCAGAGTACatggagagtggaggggggggcaggaggctgAACAACGACCTATCAGGAGATCACACACTCTCCGAGTCCACGCCcccgagagaggagggagggggaggggccaagaACTACAAAAACGCCAGCGGAGGGGGTGTGCCCAACTCATCCCCGCATAACCACAGCTCCACCAATGGGAGCGTGCCGTCGGCCAGTAGGAATGAGAAGAAGCAAAAGTGTTCTGGGAGGGGCGGAGCTCAGAAGGACCCTGTGGGTGGAGCCCAGAAGGACTCTGTGGGTGGAGCCCAGAAGGACCCTGTGGAGAACTGCATCCCCAACAACCAGCTGGCCAAGCCAGAGGCTCTAACACG gCTGGAGCAGGATGTGAGGCGTCTGAAGGCGGAGCTGCAGGCCAGCAGGCAGAATGAAGCGGACCTGAGAGGCCAGCTGACATCCCTCACCCTGCAGGATCGAGGCCTGCGGTGTGAACTCAGCCAGCTCAGACAGGACAACGAGCTGCTGCAGAGCAa gctccaCAGTGCGGTCCAGGCCAggcagaaggacagacagagtgtGTCCCAGCTGGAGAAGAGGCtgaagggggagcaggaggcccGCTGCCTGGCCGATAGACAGCTGGCTgacgacaggaagaggaagaagctggaggaggcctCTGCTGCTAGGGCTGTGGCTCTGGCTGCGGTCAGCAG aggTGAGTGTACTGACTCTCTGAGAGGTCGCATCAGAGAGCTGGAGAACGAGTGGAAGAAGCTCTCCATGGACATGAAGCTGAAGGAGGAGCTGATCAGGGATCTGGAGGGGAAAGTCCAG GAGCTGCGTAAGTACAAGGAGAATGAGAAGGACACGGAGGTGCTGATGTCGGCGCTGTCGGCCATGCAGGAGAAGACGCAGCACCTGGAGAACAGCCTGAGCGCTGAGACCAGGATCAAACTGGACCTGTTCTCTGCCCTGGGGGACGCCAGGAGACAGCTGGAGATCGCTCAAG GCCAGACCCaccagagggagcaggagatAGTGGACCTGAAGCAGAAGATAGCAGAGGTCTTGGCTGTGATGCCCAGCCTCACCTACTCAGGCGACAGCAGCAGTCTGAACTCG ACGTCTGAGGTCATGAAAAGAAGCAAGCAGGAAGAAG GCCTCCGTGTTTCTCCTGGAGCTGCTGGGCCGGTAGGACAGGCGCAGCTGGGAAGTGAAGCCCTGTGTTAG
- the maco1a gene encoding macoilin-1 isoform X1 has protein sequence MKRRNADCSKLRRPLKRNRISEGIYSSTFLYLKFLVVWVLVLLADFVLEFRFEYLWPFWLFIRSVYDSFRYQGLAFSVFFVCVAFTSDIICLLFIPVQWLFFAAGTYVWVQYVWHTERGVCLPTVSLWILFVYIEAAIRFKDLKNFHVDLCRPFAAHCIGYPVVTLGFGFKSYVSYKMRLRKQREVQKENEFYMQLLQQALPPEQHMLQRQEREAEEAALARGVSEVDPPQVSQNGAPPTRKSVCVALPEQEVGGKERDKKQQVTGVNNNSILPPAEARLSEAEYMESGGGGRRLNNDLSGDHTLSESTPPREEGGGGAKNYKNASGGGVPNSSPHNHSSTNGSVPSASRNEKKQKCSGRGGAQKDPVGGAQKDSVGGAQKDPVENCIPNNQLAKPEALTRLEQDVRRLKAELQASRQNEADLRGQLTSLTLQDRGLRCELSQLRQDNELLQSKLHSAVQARQKDRQSVSQLEKRLKGEQEARCLADRQLADDRKRKKLEEASAARAVALAAVSRGECTDSLRGRIRELENEWKKLSMDMKLKEELIRDLEGKVQELRKYKENEKDTEVLMSALSAMQEKTQHLENSLSAETRIKLDLFSALGDARRQLEIAQGQTHQREQEIVDLKQKIAEVLAVMPSLTYSGDSSSLNSTSEVMKRSKQEEGKLSPGDNLMLSAVRLPFPEINTLFYVHLNQASVFLLELLGR, from the exons ATGAAGCGGCGCAATGCGGACTGCAGCAAACTCCGACGGCCGTTAAAACGGAACCGAATCAGCGAGGGTATATATAGCAG caCGTTTCTGTACCTGAAGTTCTTGGTGGTGTGGGTGTTGGTGCTGCTGGCAGACTTTGTTCTGGAGTTCAGGTTTGAGTACCTGTGGCCATTTTGGCTCTTCATCCGCAGTGTCTACGACTCCTTCAGATACCAGGGGctg gcatTCTcagttttctttgtgtgtgtggcgttcACGTCAGACATCATCTGCCTGCTCTTCATCCCCGTCCAATGGCTGTTCTTCGCTGCAGGCACCTACGTGTGGGTGCAGTATGTCTGGCACACCG agagaggggtgtgtctcCCCACTGTGTCTCTGTGGATACTGTTCGTCTACATCGAAGCAGCCATCCGCTTCAAAGACCTGAAGAACTTCCACGTGGACCTGTGTCGACCCTTCGCTGCCCACTG TATTGGCTACCCCGTGGTGACCCTTGGCTTCGGGTTCAAGAGCTACGTCAGTTACAAGATGCGTCTGCGGAAGCAGAGGGAGGTGCAGAAGGAGAATGAGTTCTACatgcagctcctgcagcaggcCCTGCCCCCAGAGCAACACATgctgcagagacaggagagggaggcggaggaaG cTGCCCTAGCAAGAGGCGTGTCTGAGGTCGACCCGCCCCAGGTCTCCCAGAACGGAGCCCCGCCCACCAGGAAGAGCGTGTGTGTTGCATTACCGGAGCAGGAGGTGGGAGGAAAAGAGCGAGACAAGAAACAGCAGGTCACAGgagtcaacaacaacagcatccTCCCGCCTGCGGAGGCCAGACTGTCAGAGGCAGAGTACatggagagtggaggggggggcaggaggctgAACAACGACCTATCAGGAGATCACACACTCTCCGAGTCCACGCCcccgagagaggagggagggggaggggccaagaACTACAAAAACGCCAGCGGAGGGGGTGTGCCCAACTCATCCCCGCATAACCACAGCTCCACCAATGGGAGCGTGCCGTCGGCCAGTAGGAATGAGAAGAAGCAAAAGTGTTCTGGGAGGGGCGGAGCTCAGAAGGACCCTGTGGGTGGAGCCCAGAAGGACTCTGTGGGTGGAGCCCAGAAGGACCCTGTGGAGAACTGCATCCCCAACAACCAGCTGGCCAAGCCAGAGGCTCTAACACG gCTGGAGCAGGATGTGAGGCGTCTGAAGGCGGAGCTGCAGGCCAGCAGGCAGAATGAAGCGGACCTGAGAGGCCAGCTGACATCCCTCACCCTGCAGGATCGAGGCCTGCGGTGTGAACTCAGCCAGCTCAGACAGGACAACGAGCTGCTGCAGAGCAa gctccaCAGTGCGGTCCAGGCCAggcagaaggacagacagagtgtGTCCCAGCTGGAGAAGAGGCtgaagggggagcaggaggcccGCTGCCTGGCCGATAGACAGCTGGCTgacgacaggaagaggaagaagctggaggaggcctCTGCTGCTAGGGCTGTGGCTCTGGCTGCGGTCAGCAG aggTGAGTGTACTGACTCTCTGAGAGGTCGCATCAGAGAGCTGGAGAACGAGTGGAAGAAGCTCTCCATGGACATGAAGCTGAAGGAGGAGCTGATCAGGGATCTGGAGGGGAAAGTCCAG GAGCTGCGTAAGTACAAGGAGAATGAGAAGGACACGGAGGTGCTGATGTCGGCGCTGTCGGCCATGCAGGAGAAGACGCAGCACCTGGAGAACAGCCTGAGCGCTGAGACCAGGATCAAACTGGACCTGTTCTCTGCCCTGGGGGACGCCAGGAGACAGCTGGAGATCGCTCAAG GCCAGACCCaccagagggagcaggagatAGTGGACCTGAAGCAGAAGATAGCAGAGGTCTTGGCTGTGATGCCCAGCCTCACCTACTCAGGCGACAGCAGCAGTCTGAACTCG ACGTCTGAGGTCATGAAAAGAAGCAAGCAGGAAGAAGGTAAGTTGTCTCCAGGTGACAACCTGATGCTCTCAGCTGTTCGTCTGCCCTTCCCTGAGATCAACACTCTTTTCTACGTTCATCTGAATCAGGCCTCCGTGTTTCTCCTGGAGCTGCTGGGCCGGTAG
- the maco1a gene encoding macoilin-1 isoform X3 — protein sequence MKRRNADCSKLRRPLKRNRISEGIYSSTFLYLKFLVVWVLVLLADFVLEFRFEYLWPFWLFIRSVYDSFRYQGLAFSVFFVCVAFTSDIICLLFIPVQWLFFAAGTYVWVQYVWHTERGVCLPTVSLWILFVYIEAAIRFKDLKNFHVDLCRPFAAHCIGYPVVTLGFGFKSYVSYKMRLRKQREVQKENEFYMQLLQQALPPEQHMLQRQEREAEEAALARGVSEVDPPQVSQNGAPPTRKSVCVALPEQEVGGKERDKKQQVTGVNNNSILPPAEARLSEAEYMESGGGGRRLNNDLSGDHTLSESTPPREEGGGGAKNYKNASGGGVPNSSPHNHSSTNGSVPSASRNEKKQKCSGRGGAQKDPVGGAQKDSVGGAQKDPVENCIPNNQLAKPEALTRLEQDVRRLKAELQASRQNEADLRGQLTSLTLQDRGLRCELSQLRQDNELLQSKLHSAVQARQKDRQSVSQLEKRLKGEQEARCLADRQLADDRKRKKLEEASAARAVALAAVSRGECTDSLRGRIRELENEWKKLSMDMKLKEELIRDLEGKVQELRKYKENEKDTEVLMSALSAMQEKTQHLENSLSAETRIKLDLFSALGDARRQLEIAQGQTHQREQEIVDLKQKIAEVLAVMPSLTYSGDSSSLNSVGPHYSSKFMDNSPSSLDPNASVYQPLKK from the exons ATGAAGCGGCGCAATGCGGACTGCAGCAAACTCCGACGGCCGTTAAAACGGAACCGAATCAGCGAGGGTATATATAGCAG caCGTTTCTGTACCTGAAGTTCTTGGTGGTGTGGGTGTTGGTGCTGCTGGCAGACTTTGTTCTGGAGTTCAGGTTTGAGTACCTGTGGCCATTTTGGCTCTTCATCCGCAGTGTCTACGACTCCTTCAGATACCAGGGGctg gcatTCTcagttttctttgtgtgtgtggcgttcACGTCAGACATCATCTGCCTGCTCTTCATCCCCGTCCAATGGCTGTTCTTCGCTGCAGGCACCTACGTGTGGGTGCAGTATGTCTGGCACACCG agagaggggtgtgtctcCCCACTGTGTCTCTGTGGATACTGTTCGTCTACATCGAAGCAGCCATCCGCTTCAAAGACCTGAAGAACTTCCACGTGGACCTGTGTCGACCCTTCGCTGCCCACTG TATTGGCTACCCCGTGGTGACCCTTGGCTTCGGGTTCAAGAGCTACGTCAGTTACAAGATGCGTCTGCGGAAGCAGAGGGAGGTGCAGAAGGAGAATGAGTTCTACatgcagctcctgcagcaggcCCTGCCCCCAGAGCAACACATgctgcagagacaggagagggaggcggaggaaG cTGCCCTAGCAAGAGGCGTGTCTGAGGTCGACCCGCCCCAGGTCTCCCAGAACGGAGCCCCGCCCACCAGGAAGAGCGTGTGTGTTGCATTACCGGAGCAGGAGGTGGGAGGAAAAGAGCGAGACAAGAAACAGCAGGTCACAGgagtcaacaacaacagcatccTCCCGCCTGCGGAGGCCAGACTGTCAGAGGCAGAGTACatggagagtggaggggggggcaggaggctgAACAACGACCTATCAGGAGATCACACACTCTCCGAGTCCACGCCcccgagagaggagggagggggaggggccaagaACTACAAAAACGCCAGCGGAGGGGGTGTGCCCAACTCATCCCCGCATAACCACAGCTCCACCAATGGGAGCGTGCCGTCGGCCAGTAGGAATGAGAAGAAGCAAAAGTGTTCTGGGAGGGGCGGAGCTCAGAAGGACCCTGTGGGTGGAGCCCAGAAGGACTCTGTGGGTGGAGCCCAGAAGGACCCTGTGGAGAACTGCATCCCCAACAACCAGCTGGCCAAGCCAGAGGCTCTAACACG gCTGGAGCAGGATGTGAGGCGTCTGAAGGCGGAGCTGCAGGCCAGCAGGCAGAATGAAGCGGACCTGAGAGGCCAGCTGACATCCCTCACCCTGCAGGATCGAGGCCTGCGGTGTGAACTCAGCCAGCTCAGACAGGACAACGAGCTGCTGCAGAGCAa gctccaCAGTGCGGTCCAGGCCAggcagaaggacagacagagtgtGTCCCAGCTGGAGAAGAGGCtgaagggggagcaggaggcccGCTGCCTGGCCGATAGACAGCTGGCTgacgacaggaagaggaagaagctggaggaggcctCTGCTGCTAGGGCTGTGGCTCTGGCTGCGGTCAGCAG aggTGAGTGTACTGACTCTCTGAGAGGTCGCATCAGAGAGCTGGAGAACGAGTGGAAGAAGCTCTCCATGGACATGAAGCTGAAGGAGGAGCTGATCAGGGATCTGGAGGGGAAAGTCCAG GAGCTGCGTAAGTACAAGGAGAATGAGAAGGACACGGAGGTGCTGATGTCGGCGCTGTCGGCCATGCAGGAGAAGACGCAGCACCTGGAGAACAGCCTGAGCGCTGAGACCAGGATCAAACTGGACCTGTTCTCTGCCCTGGGGGACGCCAGGAGACAGCTGGAGATCGCTCAAG GCCAGACCCaccagagggagcaggagatAGTGGACCTGAAGCAGAAGATAGCAGAGGTCTTGGCTGTGATGCCCAGCCTCACCTACTCAGGCGACAGCAGCAGTCTGAACTCGGTGGGTCCTCACTACTCCTCCAAGTTCATGGACAACAGCCCCTCCTCTCTGGACCCCAACGCTTCCGTCTACCAGCCCCTGAagaagtga